One genomic window of Streptomyces sp. NBC_01498 includes the following:
- a CDS encoding segregation/condensation protein A, with protein MPPTDDPTARSPRRALGRGPGTGGAPPEHPPATEPVPIPVPVPPPVVEHGPEPEPETGPPGAAPAPAAELEPVPVREPEPVRALVPEPEPVRALVPEPAAEPEPVRLPEPEPAPDATSEPAPAPDAMPAPAPVPEAAAGTEADDGRFTVRLANFEGPFDLLLQLISKHKMDVTEVALSKVTDEFMAHIHAMGPDWDLDQTTEFLVVAATLLDLKAARLLPSAEVEDEGDLALLEARDLLFARLLQYRAYKRIAEILSDRLDSESRRYPRTVGLEPHHAALLPEVVISIGAEGFARLAVKAMQPRPKPQVYVDHIHAPLVSVQEQAGIVVALLRAAGEVDFRTLAEGAPDTLTVVARFLALLELYREKAVALDQDEALGTLMVRWTGGDDDAAPRVTDEFDRPPDPVTNDTKDPKDPTTARQPAGPGKTSEEMV; from the coding sequence ATGCCGCCGACCGACGACCCGACAGCCCGCTCGCCCCGCCGTGCGCTGGGACGCGGGCCGGGAACGGGCGGCGCGCCGCCGGAACACCCACCGGCGACGGAGCCGGTCCCGATTCCGGTCCCGGTGCCGCCGCCGGTCGTGGAGCACGGGCCCGAGCCCGAACCTGAGACCGGGCCGCCGGGGGCCGCACCCGCACCCGCCGCCGAGCTTGAGCCCGTCCCCGTACGGGAGCCGGAACCCGTACGCGCACTTGTACCGGAGCCGGAACCCGTACGCGCACTCGTACCGGAGCCCGCCGCCGAGCCGGAGCCCGTACGCCTGCCCGAGCCCGAGCCCGCACCGGACGCCACGTCCGAGCCCGCGCCCGCACCGGACGCGATGCCCGCTCCCGCGCCGGTGCCCGAGGCCGCCGCCGGGACCGAGGCCGACGACGGGCGCTTCACCGTGCGGCTCGCGAACTTCGAGGGGCCCTTCGATCTGCTCCTCCAGCTGATCTCGAAGCACAAGATGGACGTCACCGAGGTCGCGCTCTCCAAGGTCACCGACGAGTTCATGGCGCACATCCACGCCATGGGGCCGGACTGGGACCTCGACCAGACCACCGAGTTCCTGGTCGTCGCCGCGACGCTCCTCGACCTCAAGGCCGCCCGGCTGCTGCCGTCCGCCGAGGTGGAGGACGAGGGCGACCTGGCGCTGCTGGAGGCCCGGGACCTGCTCTTCGCCCGGCTCCTCCAGTACCGCGCGTACAAGCGGATCGCCGAGATCCTCAGCGACCGGCTGGACTCCGAGTCCCGGCGGTACCCCCGTACCGTCGGCCTCGAACCGCACCACGCCGCCCTGCTGCCCGAGGTCGTCATCAGCATCGGCGCCGAGGGGTTCGCCCGGCTCGCGGTCAAGGCGATGCAGCCCCGGCCCAAACCGCAGGTGTACGTCGACCACATCCACGCGCCGCTCGTCTCCGTCCAGGAGCAGGCGGGGATCGTGGTGGCGCTGCTGCGGGCGGCCGGCGAGGTCGATTTCCGGACGCTGGCCGAGGGCGCCCCGGACACGCTCACCGTCGTCGCGCGCTTCCTCGCCCTGCTGGAGCTCTATCGCGAGAAGGCCGTCGCCCTGGACCAGGACGAGGCCCTGGGGACGCTCATGGTGCGCTGGACGGGCGGGGACGACGACGCGGCGCCGAGGGTGACGGACGAGTTCGACCGCCCGCCCGACCCCGTGACGAACGACACGAAGGACCCGAAGGACCCGACGACCGCGCGG